In the Cryptococcus neoformans var. neoformans JEC21 chromosome 1, complete sequence genome, one interval contains:
- a CDS encoding expressed protein, with amino-acid sequence MSYASVASHNIPFGEMPEPDQSLSENPPPVAEKKGKAGQETNKKAQEVKKGAKELKKEARAELNKAESNLAPYWEKTKDVVLRPGTLGGLVGVVNVGILGTIGYFAYTKRNQRWDNRIIGGTIASTLALFGAEGYLAESYLSTPEGRAEADRAKAEGSKFYLQAKEVILRPKVAGGLVGALNVAVLGSVGYFSYKNWNKIWDPRIVLGVAAGLVGLSGVEGYAGKRYADEH; translated from the exons ATGTCCTACGCTTCCGTTGCTAGCCATAACA TCCCCTTTGGCGAGATGCCCGAACCAGACCAGTCTCTCTCTGAGaaccctcctcctgtcGCCGAG aagaagggcaaggcaGGACAAGAAACCAACAAGAAGGCTCAAGAAGTAAAGAAGGGTGCCAAAGAactcaagaaggaggccAGG GCCGAGCTAAACAAGGCCGAGTCTAACTTGGCTCCTTACTGGGAGAAGACCAAGGACGTTGTTCTTCGACCCGGCACTCTTGGTGGTCTTGTGGGTGTTGTCAATGTCGGCATCTTGGGTACTATTGGTTACTTTGCCTACACCAAGCGAAACCAACGTTGGGATAACCGAATCATCGGTGGGACCATTGCGAGTACTCTTGCCCTCTTTGGTGCCGAGGG CTACCTTGCCGAATCTTATCTCTCTACACCTGAAGGCCGTGCCGAGGCCGATCGAGCAAAAGCTGAGGGCTCCAAGTTCTATCTCCAAGCCAAGGAGGTTATTCTCCGTCCAAAGGTTGCCGGTGGCCTTGTTGGTGCTTTGAACGTTGCGGTACTCGGTTCAGTTGGTTATTTCAGCTACAAGAACTGGAACAAGATTTGGGACCCTAGGATTGTTTTGGGGGTGGCCGCTGGTCTTGTTGGGTTGAGTGGTGTTGAGGG TTATGCGGGCAAGCGTTACGCGGACGAGCACTAG
- a CDS encoding expressed protein, which translates to MSYASVASHNIPFGEMPEPDQSLSENPPPVAEAVAPEDPLASELPTSVELHPPPEPEPSVSDVAPKPLSPPPKSSVQLPESGAEWEKKKGKAGQETNKKAQEVKKGAKELKKEARAELNKAESNLAPYWEKTKDVVLRPGTLGGLVGVVNVGILGTIGYFAYTKRNQRWDNRIIGGTIASTLALFGAEGYLAESYLSTPEGRAEADRAKAEGSKFYLQAKEVILRPKVAGGLVGALNVAVLGSVGYFSYKNWNKIWDPRIVLGVAAGLVGLSGVEGYAGKRYADEH; encoded by the exons ATGTCCTACGCTTCCGTTGCTAGCCATAACA TCCCCTTTGGCGAGATGCCCGAACCAGACCAGTCTCTCTCTGAGaaccctcctcctgtcGCCGAG GCCGTTGCTCCCGAGGACCCTCTCGCCTCTGAGCTGCCTACTTCAGTGGAGCTTCACCCCCCCCCTGAGCCTGAGCCCTCTGTCTCAGACGTGGCTCCTAAgcccctctctcctcccccaAAGAGTAGTGTACAGCTTCCAGAGAGTGGCGCTgaatgggaaaagaagaagggcaaggcaGGACAAGAAACCAACAAGAAGGCTCAAGAAGTAAAGAAGGGTGCCAAAGAactcaagaaggaggccAGG GCCGAGCTAAACAAGGCCGAGTCTAACTTGGCTCCTTACTGGGAGAAGACCAAGGACGTTGTTCTTCGACCCGGCACTCTTGGTGGTCTTGTGGGTGTTGTCAATGTCGGCATCTTGGGTACTATTGGTTACTTTGCCTACACCAAGCGAAACCAACGTTGGGATAACCGAATCATCGGTGGGACCATTGCGAGTACTCTTGCCCTCTTTGGTGCCGAGGG CTACCTTGCCGAATCTTATCTCTCTACACCTGAAGGCCGTGCCGAGGCCGATCGAGCAAAAGCTGAGGGCTCCAAGTTCTATCTCCAAGCCAAGGAGGTTATTCTCCGTCCAAAGGTTGCCGGTGGCCTTGTTGGTGCTTTGAACGTTGCGGTACTCGGTTCAGTTGGTTATTTCAGCTACAAGAACTGGAACAAGATTTGGGACCCTAGGATTGTTTTGGGGGTGGCCGCTGGTCTTGTTGGGTTGAGTGGTGTTGAGGG TTATGCGGGCAAGCGTTACGCGGACGAGCACTAG
- a CDS encoding Pre-mRNA splicing factor RNA helicase PRP28, putative: MAGPLSVEDMLAKQKAEKEAAAKPKFLSKAERQKIALEKRQSEVREQQEREDAERRQREEFDRAAEEERRRHEQERYGYNAGPSGRNDRDGYGRDGYGRDNRRGFGDRRDGSGPAIPSGPRGAALPVGPRSMQSRNGGGLPYDGFAQGSPSQLSSTPVAGSASPGPASTTASGDAVPPSQAELEALRARYLGKRTDGKKPRLRKAQDKKIIFDWNEQDDTSAADQSSWTREVRELVPGGTMFGGRLAGMDGAKKNETRSDNHADPLERRRAVKGKDDDRHWSDKPLDEMKERDWRIFREDFSIAARGGGIPHPLRNWRESAIPSQILDIIEEIGYKEPSPIQRQAIPIGMQNRDLIGVAKTGSGKTAAFVIPMLDYIGHLPPLNDDNRHLGPYALIMAPTRELAQQIETETRRFALPLGYKCVSIVGGRSVEEQQFALRDGAEIIIATPGRLKDMVDKSILVMSQCRYVVMDEADRMVDLGFEVDLNFILDSMPATFVKPDDSVALQPTKEGEWQGWRVTTLFSATMPPAVERLARKYLIKPATVVIGNAGEAVDTVEQRVEFVHGDEKKKARLIEILRTIGLPPPIIVFVNQKKTADMVVKYVQQAGMSGVTLHSGKSQEQREAALQALRDGEISVLVATDLAGRGIDVPDVSLVINWQMSDTIEKYVHRIGRTGRAGKTGVAITFLTNDDDEVMYDLRIEVEKSKMSKMNPELARHEAARTRVTREMKRKRGDEEE; this comes from the exons ATGGCAGGTCCGCTTTCAGTTGAAGATATGTTGGCAAAGCAAAAGGCCGAGAAAGAAGCCGCTGCCAAG CCCAAGTTTTTGAGCAAAGCAGAACGACAAAAGATTGCTTTGGAAAAGCGTCAATCTGAGGTTCGCGAACAGCAAGAACGTGAAGATGCCGAACGTCGCCAGCGAGAGGAATTTGATCGTGctgccgaagaagagaggcgaCGCCATGAGCAAGAGAGATATGGCTACAATGCCGGACCCAGTGGTAGGAATGATCGTGATGGATATGGGAGGGATGGGTACGGCCGTGACAACAGGAGAGGCTTTGGAGACCGCCGAGATGGATCTGGACCTGCTATCCCTTCTGGGCCTCGCGGTGCCGCCCTTCCTGTGGGACCAAGGAGTATGCAAAGTAGAAACGGTGGCGGACTTCCTTACGACGGATTTGCGCAAGGTTCTCCCAGTCAGTTGTCTTCCACACCTGTTGCTGGTTCTGCCTCTCCTGGACCTGCCTCTACTACAGCTTCGGGAGACGCTGTTCCCCCTTCTCAGGCAGAACTTGAAGCTCTCCGTGCTCGCTATCTCGGAAAGAGGacagatgggaagaagccgCGTCTGAGAAAGGCTCAAGACAAGAAAATCATATTCGATTGGAACGAGCAAGATGATACGAGTGCTGCAGACCAGAGTTCATGGACCAGGGAAGTGCGAGAGTTGGTTCCGGGAGGCACGATGTTTGGTGGACGTTTAGcagggatggatggagccaagaagaatgagacTCGAAGTGAcaa CCATGCGGACCCGCTGGAGCGTCGTCGCGCtgtcaagggcaaggatgatgatcgCCACTGGTCTGACAAGCCCCTCGATGAGATGAAGGAACGAGATTGGCGTATCTTCCGTGAAGACTTTAGTATTGCTGCTAGAGGTGGTGGGATCCCTCATCCTTTAAGGAACTGGAGAGAATCGGCCATTCCGAGTCAAATTTTGGATATCATCGAAGAGATCGGTTACAAGGAGCCCAGTCCTATCCAAAGGCAAGCAATCCCTATTGGAATGCAAAATCGCGACCTAATCGGTGTCGCCAAAACTG GTTCTGGTAAGACCGCCGCCTTCGTCATCCCTATGCTCGATTACATCGGTCATCTCCCCCCTCTTAACGATGACAATCGCCATCTTGGCCCTTATGCCCTTATCATGGCGCCTACTCGAGAACTTGCCCAACAAATAGAGACTGAAACTCGTAGATTTGCCCTTCCTCTGGGATACAAGTGTGTCTCAATTGTCGGTGGTCGATCTGTCGAAGAACAACAATTTGCTCTGCGTGACGGCGCCgaaatcatcatcgctaCCCCCGGCCGACTGAAGGATATGGTTGACAAGAGCATACTCGTCATGAGCCAATGTAGATACGTCGTCATGGACGAAGCTGACCGCATGGTCGACCTTGGTTTCGAAGTCGATCTCAACTTCATCCTTGACTCGATGCCTGCTACATTTGTCAAGCCCGACGACTCAGTTGCGCTCCAGCCGACAAAAGAAGGTGAATGGCAAGGATGGCGAGTTACGACTCTTTTCTCTGCTACTATGCCCCCGGCCGTTGAGCGTCTTGCGCGAAAGTATTTGATCAAGCCTGCGACTGTCGTTATTGGTAATGCTGGTGAAGCTGTTGATACCGTTGAGCAGAGGGTCGAGTTTGTGCACGGTgacgagaaaaagaaagctAGACTTATTGAAATCCTCCGTACTATCGGCTTGCCACCTCCTATCATCGTTTTTGTCAatcagaagaagacggcAGATATGGTGGTCAAGTACGTTCAGCAGGCAGGCATGTCAGGTGTCACCCTCCATTCCGGCAAGTCTCAAGAACAACGAGAAGCTGCGCTGCAAGCTTTGCGCGATGGCGAAATCTCTGTTCTAGTTGCTACCGATCTTGCTGGTCGAGGTATTGATGTCCCTGACGTTTCACTCGTCATCAACTGGCAGATGAGCGACACGATTGAAAAGTATGTCCATCGTATTGGTCGTACGGGTCGTGCCGGTAAGACCGGTGTGGCGATCACGTTCTTGacgaatgatgatgacgaggtcATGTACGACTTGAGAATagaagtggagaagagtAAGATGAGCAAGATGAATCCCGAGTTGGCGCGGCATGAGGCAGCGAGGACGAGAGTGACTagggagatgaag agaaagagaggcgatgaagaagagtga
- a CDS encoding ribulose-phosphate 3-epimerase, putative, translating to MSKAIISPSVLASDLSDLSNECRRMMANGCDWLHMDVMDGHFVPNITMGAPILEHVYKNVPNIFMDCHMMVSNPSQWVPEVAKAGGKLYTFHYEATEEPEKVIELVHSHNMLAGLAISPETPASAITDSLGKAADLLLVMTVRPGRGGQRFMPECLEKVKELRERFPGKNIQVDGGVGSGNACQCAQAGSNVLVAGTAIFGAKDPKQTIQEMRTAVDGAIAQQK from the exons ATGAGCAAAGCTATCATTTCCCCCTCCGTTCTTGCT AGCGACTTGTCCGACCTCAGCAACGAGTGTCGACGAATGATGGCCAATGGATGTGACTGGCTTCACATGG ACGTCATGGATGGCCATTTCGTCCCCAACATCACCATGGGCGCCCCCATCCTCGAACACGTTTACAAGAATGTCCCCAACATCTTTATGGACTGCCACATGATGGTTTCTAACCCTTCTCAATGGGTTCCTGAAGTTGCCAAGGCAGGTGGAAAACTCTACACATTCCATTATGAAGCTACCG AGGAGCCCGAAAAGGTCATTGAGCTTGTCCATTCCCATAATATGCTTGCTGGACTTGCTATTTCACCTGAAACCCCGGCTAGCGCCATCACGGACTCCCTTGGTAAAGCTGCCGATCTCTTGCTCGTCATGACCGTCCGCCCTGGCCGAGGTGGTCAAAGGTTCATGCCCGAATGCCTCGAAAAGGTAAAGGAGTTGAGGGAGAGATTCCCTGGCAAGAACATCCAGGTCGATGGTGGTGTTGGATCTGGCAACGCTTGCCAGTGTGCCCAGGCCG GTTCCAACGTCCTTGTCGCTGGTACTGCCATCTTTGGCGCCAAGGACCCCAAGCAGACTATCCAAGAAATGCGCACCGCTGTGGACGGCGCTATTGCTCAGCAAAAGTAA